The Linepithema humile isolate Giens D197 chromosome 2, Lhum_UNIL_v1.0, whole genome shotgun sequence genome has a segment encoding these proteins:
- the Teh1 gene encoding protein tipE has product MRGSSSELLLEASCSQCQSDYDRGHQRRDSGGGGGGDGGGDGRHDFHERELRRRKLLELGFSASRRRPPRRTCRQRFNFYATSALAFVATSGGAALLFLVPLYVDPAISTLAADFSPEPVICTTSRREDLAGLFNCTWSSCREGCTSDVYRCTHIYVTYTPWSNATMRNDTGGKNTTANTTAALDTVTAVSSPGDVEAVLLVNIKGCGYPPVVDCVNFTRELGYEGARFPCHYSRVNGSIVMANYNREAQVAIIMHFFAAPFVVTLATSVALCVMHCDCRCTPPPRHPPRGMRRSRGNDLSDHSISNRVDRRGHPMHCECGEVTRPL; this is encoded by the exons ATGCGCGGAAGCAGCTCCGAGCTCCTGCTGGAGGCAAGCTGCAGCCAGTGCCAGAGCGATTACGATCGCGGACATCAGCGTCGGgacagcggcggcggcggcggcggcgacggcggcggcgacggcagGCACGACTTCCACGAGCGGGAGCTACGTCGTCGCAAGCTGTTGGAGCTCGGGTTCAGCGCGTCGCGGCGCCGACCGCCACGGCGTACCTGCCGTCAGCGGTTTAATTTCTACGCCACGTCGGCGCTGGCCTTCGTCGCCACCTCGGGTGGCGCGGCCCTTCTCTTCCTGGTGCCGCTCTACGTCGATCCAGCCATCAGCACCCTAGCGGCGGACTTCTCGCCGGAACCGGTCATCTGCACGACCTCGCGACGCGAGGACCTCGCCGGCCTGTTCAATTGCACATGGAGCTCGTGCCGCGAGGGTTGCACCAGTGATGTGTACAGGTGTACTCATATATACGTCACGTACACGCCGTGGAGCAATGCGACTATGAGGAACGACACCGGCGGCAAAAACACGACCGCGAACACCACCGCCGCTCTGGACACTGTCACTGCCG TGTCCTCCCCGGGGGATGTCGAGGCGGTGCTGCTAGTGAACATCAAGGGCTGCGGATATCCGCCGGTGGTCGACTGCGTGAACTTCACCCGCGAGTTGGGTTACGAGGGCGCGAGGTTCCCCTGCCATTACAGCCGGGTGAACGGTAGCATAGTGATGGCGAACTATAATCGCGAGGCACAGGTCGCTATCATCATGCACTTCTTCGCGGCGCCTTTCGTAGTGACTCTCGCGACCAGCGTCGCGCTGTGTGTGATGCACTGTGACTGCAGGTGcacgccgccgccgcggcaCCCGCCACGCGGCATGAGAAGATCCAGGGGCAACGATCTCAG